Proteins from one Xiphophorus hellerii strain 12219 chromosome 8, Xiphophorus_hellerii-4.1, whole genome shotgun sequence genomic window:
- the ccdc62 gene encoding coiled-coil domain-containing protein 62 isoform X2 codes for MDGRRRLFASGDSAFLRADDGPASLWHSTPVKEKGGGSPLDGKQPCGPSRGSPTQWVQSSAGVPTDSCCGHNVQGAELPVKDLSSSTIQRQRRELQLLMAELKDRERELNAMSASHQRQHQAWEQDRQTALVLEQRCSRLDDELQRCNEVMGVLTKHVWVVESREKEAQTELGDAKQLLCELEKKQQQVSQKCQDYEGKDVIEASGRNLELSARLQDLETSLAESRSRENKLLRDLEEMKRRYREAKHEVSQLRAELQQQVSQSSRQREEIIRLKQELQLLHTDLALTGEGESWKDELLELSRSKQERIMSELLCLQQVCENQRSDLQLLRLNQESTQRAQRETHHQRLPSSQDESACDCADVRSLQNLRPDLETSPAAAGVHDSNSKPGGFPANMTDVADQLSACSLQQALGNSRLLPGAPESSSSLRRHVSTGCKPDCGTAQPHTAHHHPNTTIPAPSDAPPKACLHHNVSQRDGGV; via the exons ATGGACGGCAGAAGAAGACTGTTTGCCTCCGGCGACAGCGCCTTTCTGCGAGCAGACG ACGGCCCGGCTTCACTGTGGCACAGCACTCCAGTTAAAGAG aAGGGTGGTGGTTCTCCACTTGATGGCAAACAGCCATGTGGTCCAAGCAGAGGTTCGCCAACACAGTGGGTCCAGAGTTCTGCTGGAGTCCCAACAGATTCCTGCTGTGGTCACAATGTGCAAGGTGCTGAG CTTCCTGTGAAAGACCTGAGTAGCTCCACCATCCAGAGGCAGAGGAGGGAGCTCCAGCTCCTGATGGCCGAGCTGAAGGACAGAGAGCGAGAGCTGAACGCCATGTCGGCTTCCCATCAGAGACAGCACCAGGCCTGGGAACAAGACCGCCAGACTGCACTGGTGCTGGAGCAGAGGTGTTCTCGTTTGGACG ATGAGTTGCAGAGGTGCAACGAGGTGATGGGTGTCCTGACTAAACACGTGTGGGTTGTggaaagcagagagaaagaggcgCAGACGGAGCTTGGTGATGCTAAGCAGCTGCTGTGTGAGCTggaaaagaagcagcagcaagTCAGCCAAAAGTGTCAGGACTACGAG GGCAAAGACGTGATCGAAGCCTCCGGTCGCAACCTGGAGCTGTCGGCGAGGCTTCAGGACCTGGAGACGTCGCTGGCAGAGAGTCGCTCTCGGGAGAACAAGCTGCTGAGAGACTTGGAGGAAATGAAGCGCCGTTACAGAGAAGCTAAGCACGAGGTCTCCCAGCTCAGAG cggagctgcagcagcaggtgagtCAGAGCAGCAGGCAGAGAGAGGAGATCATCCGTCTGAAGCAGGAGCTCCAGCTGCTCCACACCGACCTGGCCCTGACTG GCGAGGGCGAGAGCTGGAAGGACGAGCTGCTGGAGCTGTCTCGCTCCAAGCAGGAGCGCATCATGTCGGAGCTGCTCTGCCTGCAGCAG gtgtGTGAGAACCAGAGGAGtgacctgcagctgctgcgGCTGAACCAAGAAAGCACACAGAGAGCTCAGAGGGAAACACACCATCAGCGACTACCCAGCAG CCAGGACGAATCGGCCTGTGACTGTGCGGATGTTCGGTCCCTGCAGAACCTGAGACCTGATCTTGAAACCTCACCAGCAGCTGCTGGCGTTCACGACTCCAACAGCAAACCTGGAGGCTTTCCAGCAAACATGACGGAT GTTGCCGATCAGCTGTCAGCATGTTCTCTACAGCAGGCGTTGGGCAACTCCAGGTTGCTTCCAGGAGCTCCcgaaagcagcagcagcttaagACGTCACGTCTCCACAGGTTGTAAACCCGACTGTGGGACCGCTCAGCCACACACAGCCCACCACCACCCGAACACCACGATACCCGCG CCGAGTGACGCTCCACCCAAAGCCTGCCTCCATCACAATGTCAGCCAGCGAGACGGAGGGGTTTGA
- the ccdc62 gene encoding coiled-coil domain-containing protein 62 isoform X1: MDGRRRLFASGDSAFLRADDGPASLWHSTPVKEKGGGSPLDGKQPCGPSRGSPTQWVQSSAGVPTDSCCGHNVQGAELPVKDLSSSTIQRQRRELQLLMAELKDRERELNAMSASHQRQHQAWEQDRQTALVLEQRCSRLDDELQRCNEVMGVLTKHVWVVESREKEAQTELGDAKQLLCELEKKQQQVSQKCQDYEAKNQSLSSAVMALSTQVGSLQVREEELSSMLKLKGKDVIEASGRNLELSARLQDLETSLAESRSRENKLLRDLEEMKRRYREAKHEVSQLRAELQQQVSQSSRQREEIIRLKQELQLLHTDLALTGEGESWKDELLELSRSKQERIMSELLCLQQVCENQRSDLQLLRLNQESTQRAQRETHHQRLPSSQDESACDCADVRSLQNLRPDLETSPAAAGVHDSNSKPGGFPANMTDVADQLSACSLQQALGNSRLLPGAPESSSSLRRHVSTGCKPDCGTAQPHTAHHHPNTTIPAPSDAPPKACLHHNVSQRDGGV; encoded by the exons ATGGACGGCAGAAGAAGACTGTTTGCCTCCGGCGACAGCGCCTTTCTGCGAGCAGACG ACGGCCCGGCTTCACTGTGGCACAGCACTCCAGTTAAAGAG aAGGGTGGTGGTTCTCCACTTGATGGCAAACAGCCATGTGGTCCAAGCAGAGGTTCGCCAACACAGTGGGTCCAGAGTTCTGCTGGAGTCCCAACAGATTCCTGCTGTGGTCACAATGTGCAAGGTGCTGAG CTTCCTGTGAAAGACCTGAGTAGCTCCACCATCCAGAGGCAGAGGAGGGAGCTCCAGCTCCTGATGGCCGAGCTGAAGGACAGAGAGCGAGAGCTGAACGCCATGTCGGCTTCCCATCAGAGACAGCACCAGGCCTGGGAACAAGACCGCCAGACTGCACTGGTGCTGGAGCAGAGGTGTTCTCGTTTGGACG ATGAGTTGCAGAGGTGCAACGAGGTGATGGGTGTCCTGACTAAACACGTGTGGGTTGTggaaagcagagagaaagaggcgCAGACGGAGCTTGGTGATGCTAAGCAGCTGCTGTGTGAGCTggaaaagaagcagcagcaagTCAGCCAAAAGTGTCAGGACTACGAG GCAAAGAACCAGAGCCTCAGCTCTGCTGTCATGGCTCTGTCCACACAAGTTGGTTCTCTGCAAGTCCGAGAGGAAGAACTGAGTTCAATGCTCAAGCTAAAA GGCAAAGACGTGATCGAAGCCTCCGGTCGCAACCTGGAGCTGTCGGCGAGGCTTCAGGACCTGGAGACGTCGCTGGCAGAGAGTCGCTCTCGGGAGAACAAGCTGCTGAGAGACTTGGAGGAAATGAAGCGCCGTTACAGAGAAGCTAAGCACGAGGTCTCCCAGCTCAGAG cggagctgcagcagcaggtgagtCAGAGCAGCAGGCAGAGAGAGGAGATCATCCGTCTGAAGCAGGAGCTCCAGCTGCTCCACACCGACCTGGCCCTGACTG GCGAGGGCGAGAGCTGGAAGGACGAGCTGCTGGAGCTGTCTCGCTCCAAGCAGGAGCGCATCATGTCGGAGCTGCTCTGCCTGCAGCAG gtgtGTGAGAACCAGAGGAGtgacctgcagctgctgcgGCTGAACCAAGAAAGCACACAGAGAGCTCAGAGGGAAACACACCATCAGCGACTACCCAGCAG CCAGGACGAATCGGCCTGTGACTGTGCGGATGTTCGGTCCCTGCAGAACCTGAGACCTGATCTTGAAACCTCACCAGCAGCTGCTGGCGTTCACGACTCCAACAGCAAACCTGGAGGCTTTCCAGCAAACATGACGGAT GTTGCCGATCAGCTGTCAGCATGTTCTCTACAGCAGGCGTTGGGCAACTCCAGGTTGCTTCCAGGAGCTCCcgaaagcagcagcagcttaagACGTCACGTCTCCACAGGTTGTAAACCCGACTGTGGGACCGCTCAGCCACACACAGCCCACCACCACCCGAACACCACGATACCCGCG CCGAGTGACGCTCCACCCAAAGCCTGCCTCCATCACAATGTCAGCCAGCGAGACGGAGGGGTTTGA